The sequence AAAATTAAATGGAAGAATTGATTTAATTACACTTACTAAAAACTATAATAAAGGTTTAGTTACTGTTTTAATTGATGAAAATAACAAACCTGTTAAAATTTTTGATGAATTTGGCGATTTGTGGAATAAAACAAGATTTAATGTAGTCATTAACTCATCTCAAAATAGATATTCAAGAGAACTTTACAAACAAGCATTTAAACAAGCTTCAAAAGATGGTAAATTTTTATCAAAACAAGAAAAAAGATTTAAATATATATCTGAAAATCTAGAAAAAGAAAATTATATTAAGCATCTATCTTATTCTAAACGATCTATTCCAAGTCTTACAGATTATGAACTATTACAATATTATCAAGACTTTAAAAAATGTTACATAATGATTGAAGAAAATCCACAGCGTTTTTCATATCTTGAAAATGAACTTAATAAGCGTGGTTTTGGTGGTCTTACAACTAATAAAGAAATAATTAAAATTGATAGTATAGATAGTTTACTTAATGATTATTCAAATGCTGAATTATTACCTTTAAGGTTTTAATATGATATTAAATGAATTATTTAAAAGCTATTTAGAATATAACGAACTTTTATTATCTAAAAGCACCATAAGAAGTAATATATATACTTATAACAAGCATTTAAGACCTTTATTTGGAAAAATAGAAGTAAATAAAATAACATTTCTTGATATACAAAAGTTTTGCAATAATCTACTTAAACAAAACTACAAAGTAAAAACAGTCAAGAATATTTTAGTTATTTTAAGAGTATGTTTCAATTTTGCTATAAAACTAGATTTAATTAATAAAAATGCTTGTGATTTGGTTGAATTACCAAAGTTCGATAATAAAAGATACTTTGATTATTCTTTACAAATTCAAAAAAGAATAATAAAAGCAATTATTGAAAATACTAACTACAATGCTGATATTTATTTCTTTTTATTACATGGTAGAAGAAAAAACGAAGTATTATCTTTAAAATGGGAAGATATTAACTTAAAAACTAAAACTTATATTATACCTTTTACAATCAATAAAGCAAAAAGAAATATGACCTATACAATGAGCAATGAACTTTATAAAAGACTTTATAAAAGATACATAGAAGCTAAAAAGAATAATCAACTAAATAACTATGTGTTTATTAATCCTGTTACTAATACTAAATTTACAGATTTAAGAAGAAGCTGGAATTCATTACTTAAAAGAAATAATTTACCAAAGATAAGATTACACGATATAAGACATCTAGTAGCTACATATAGCATTAATCATTTAAAATTACCAATAGAGCAGGTTAGTTTTACCTTAGGACATACGGATATAAAAACTACACAAAGATATATTACAAATGATGTTAAACAATCTAAAAAAACAATAGAAATTTTAATAAATTCAATAAAGGATTAAAAAATGAAAGAATTATCACAAAATGAAAAAGAAGAGTTATTAGAAGATTTAAAGCGAACACTTTTTTTATTAGCAGAAGAAGGTGATCCAATTGTAAATTTAACTATTGATGAAGAGCGGACTTATTCTTTAGAAAATCAAGCTAAACATATTAAATTTAGACTTAATATGACTGATGAAGATTATGAGAATTTATATTTTGAAATACAAGAAGAATACGATAAAAGACATCAAGATTATTTTGATTGGGTTGGTTCAAAACAACAAAAAAATCAAAATAGTAAATAAAATAATTTTAAGATTAATTTAAGGAGTGCTTGAAACATCGTTAAAATGGGGATTTGGTTGCAGAGAGAGGATTTGAACCTCTGACCTTCGGGTTATGAGCCCGACGAGCTACCACTGCTCCACTCTGCGTCAAATTTATGGATGGGGTAAAGGGATTCGAACCCCTGAATGATTGGACCAAAACCAATTGCCTTACCGCTTGGCTATACCCCAGCCAAGTTAGAAAAAGAATTATACCTTATAAATATTCAATTGTCAAGTAAAATTATAAAAACTCTAGTAAATTTACTAGAGTTTCAATCTTATTTTAAAAATTTATCCAAATCAGCCTTAGCGTTACCGCTTATCAAAGATAAATTAAAATTTTTAACTAAAAAGTCTAAAATTTCTTCATTTATAAACTCAGGTAAAGTAGGTCCGATATGTATATTTTTAATACCTAAATAAAGTAGTGCCATAAGTATTATAACAGCTTTTTGCTCCATCCACATAAGCACTATAGAAACAGGCAAGTCATTAACAGCTATGCCTGTAGCATTACTAAGTGCCATTGCAATTTCCACTGCACCATTGCTGTCATTGCATTGTCCTAAATCTATATATCGTGGGATATTTGTTCCCTCTATATTTCCAAAATCAACATCATTAAATCTAAATTTTCCACAGCTTGATGTTAAAATTATACAATCTTTTGGCACAGCAAGAGCAAGTTCTCTGTAGTAATCTCTGTTTTTTCCAGGTGCATCACATCCTGCTATAACAAAAAATCTTTTTATTTTTCCATCATTTAAAGCTTGTAAAATTTCCCCAGCCATTGGAAGAACTGCTTTATAATGCCCACCAGTTGTTAGATACTCATCACTATTAAAGCCAGTAACTTCAGGTAGTGAAAGTGTTTTTTCAATTAGTGGAGTAAAATCATCATTTTCAATTCTAGTAATTCCATTAGTTCCAGCAATTGAGTATCCAAATAACCTATCTTGATATTCGCAATTTTTCTTTAGTGGAACTATGCAGTTTGTTGTCATTAAAATTCCACCTTTAAACTCATTAAAAAGTTTAGCTTGATCAAACCAAGCTTTTCCTATATTTCCTTTTAAATGAGGGTATTTTCTAAGTTCTGGATATCCGTGTGCTGGAAGCATTTCAGAGTGAGTATAGATATTTATACCTTTATCTTTTGTTTGCTCCAAAAGTTCTTTTAATGCAAAAAGATTATGTCCACTTACTAAAATTGCTTTTCCGCTAGCTTTGTTTTGAGTAACTTTTACAGGGCTTGGAATTCCAAAAGCGTTTGTGTGAGCATTACTTAATTTTCCCATTACGTCAACTCCAGCTTTACCAACTTCTAAAATTTGCTTAATATGTTCATCAAAATTAAAATTTGAGTTTGTAAGTGTGAAGTAGAGTGTATCAGCTATGGTATCATCTACAAATTTAGTATCAGCTCCAAGCTCATTTGCATGGTGTCTATATGCACTCATTCCTTTAAGCCCAAAAACCATCATATCTTGAAGATTGGCTAATGTACTATCTTTTCCACAGGTTCCTACACTTTGACCTTTGCTACCACAGCCACCTGGAGTGCTCATCTCACATTGATGACAAAACATTTCTAGTATATCTTTACTCATTTTTTCTCCTTAAATAATATATTAGTGACATAATATAATTTTTTAGAAGAAAAAGTATTGATATTAATCAAGATTAATTAATTTTGAAAATCCTCAGCAATATTTGCTGCAATTTTTAGCTTTTCGTTATCAAAATGGGTGTAAATTCTAGAGGTATTTAGGCTAGCATGTCCAAGAGCTTCTTGCACCAAAACCAAATCTTTTTGTTTTTTATAAAGCATTGTTGCAAAGGTGTGGCGTAGCATATGTGCTCCATTTTTTGCCTTTCTAATTCCAGCTTTAAACAAAATTTGCTCTACTATTCTACTTACATAAGCTTGAGTTAGAGGCTTTCCTTTGCGGTTTATAAAGAGATATCCATCTTTGTTTTCATAGTTTATTTCTATATTATCAATATGCTTTTGTATAAGGTATTTTTTAATCATAACAATTCTATATTTATTCCCTTTGCCACGAATTCTTATAACATACAAATCCTCATCTTCGCTAATGTCTTTTTTCTTCAAATTTATAGCCTCTCCAACTCTAATTCCTGTGTATATTATTGTTTTAATAATTAGTTTGTTTCTATTTGTATTACTTTTAAAATCACTATTTTCTATGGCATTTAAAAAGTTTTTTAACTCCTCTTCGCTCATATATTCAGGAAGTTTTTGACCGCTATTTCCACTTATACCGCCCCATTTTTTAAGTGTAATTCCATAGTTGTGAGACTTTCCATTTTCTTCATTTTGCTTATCTAAATAGTCAAAAAAGTTTATAACAGCGATTCTGTAGTTTTTCTTAGTTGCATCACTAAGTCCGCCTGTAACACTAGCTAAAACCTCACTTATAAACTCCTCATCAATCTGCTTTAAACTCTGTAATTCATAAAAACATATCGTTTCATAAATTTTTTTAAGCGGATTAAAATATGTATTTATTCCAGTAATCCCAGCATTTCTAGCCTTTTTTACAAGCCCATCAAGCTCATCAATATTTACAACACCTTTTGTCAAGCCAAAATTTGCAGAAGCTAGTGCTTTTGGGTCTTTTAGCTCTTTGTTTGAAAGAGATGTTAATTTATATTTTATATATCTACTTAGCCAAAAAAGAAGAGATTTTTCAACGCTATCTTTATAATCAAGCCCGTATTTCAACTCAACTCCTTAAATTTTTATAATTATAGCAAATGTAGGCTCAAGTTAAAGCTTAAGTACTATTCAAAGATAACAAATGGAAGCTCTAGTGTATTTTTTATAATACTAAAAGGAGTTGTTAGGATATCGCTCACAACTTTACTTGAGTATTTTGGCTTATCAAGAGTTCCTCTCACCTCAATAACCGTTGATATGGTTCTATTTTTCCCTAATATAATTTGGTTTACTATTGGTATATTTTTTATAATTGAGCTTGCATCTTTTAGGTATTTGATCTCTAAATCCACATTTATCTCTTTTGTATCTAGGTTTACATATCCCTTACCACCCATATCAGCAGTAGTTCCTATAAGCTCCATAGCCTCAATTTCTACTATATTCTCTTTTCTTGAAAGGTAAATTTTACCATCTTTTACACTAAATCCTTTATCGTTAAAATCGGGAGTTTTAAAGGTTAGTAGTGATGGAACAGAGTTTAAAAAAGATAGCAATTGATGATAAAAAACATAATCTTTTAGATGTGTATCTTTAATGCCAATCTCTGCTTTAAAGTTAAATGGATTTTTACCAATAGCTTTTAGAGAAAAGGTGCCTCCATTAAAGCTATTATAGTTTAAAAACTTATTTATGGAATTTCCTGTTATATTTTCTCCATGCATATAAAGTAGTCCAGGCGCTGTTTTTAGGCTTAATTTTCCATTTTGACCAACATGTCCTAAGAAGTAGATATATTCACCATCTATATTTCCATTAAAAGTATTGAAATCTATAGATTTATTTATGTCTTTAAGTATCAAAAATGAGTTATCTCCATGAAAATTTATTTTTGATGATGGTGTTTGGGTTTTTGAAGAGTTATTAAATTCAAGAGGTAGATCTAAATTTGAGATATTGATATTGGTATTTTTTCCATCCATATTAAATGCCAAATAACCGCTTTTAGATTTTCCTTCAATTATATTATTTTTAATATTGATTGAAAAATCATCTTGCGTATAAACAGTGCCATCTTTTTTAATAAGCGGTGTTTTAAATTTTAAATTTTTTGTATTTATGTTGAAATTTACAAAGTCATTTGTAGTTATATATATAGATCCAGAATTTGCACTAAATTCTTGTAAAAGCTTAGAGTATGGGTATAAATTTGCAACATTTTCTATATTGATTTTATATTGATTTCCAAAAATCATCTCAGTGTCTAGATTTGGAATTTTGATAACAACATCTGATTTAGAAAAATCAAGATCAACACTAGTTTGAAAATTATCTCTTTTAAAAATTTCATTTTTAGTTGAATTGATAGTTAGGCTATCTATCGTTGCATCAAAATTTGCTTTTTTGGTATTCACATCTATTTGTCCATTAAGATTTACTGCTTTAAAGATACTTTCTAGTTCTAAATTTGAGTCTTTTATAACTACTTTGCTATTGCTTAAGTCTATGTTGGTATTTGATGTGTAGAAGTTGGTTCCCTGCAAAGAGATGATCGCATCTTTAATTTTAAAATCTCCTTTAATGTCTACATCTAAAGAGTTAATATCTATATTTAAAGTTAGTTTTCCTTGCGTTTCTCCACTTTTTTGGATTATAGGCAGCTCTATATCATATGTCTTTATTAGATCTAAAATGGTTTTATCAAGAGTGCTTTTTATTCTAAGATCAACTATAACTTTTGGGTCATCTTTAAAAATTTTATCTATTAAAACACTACTTCCAGAGATGTCTTTATCTTGATATTTTGGGTTTTGTAGGGTAAAAAATAGCATTTCATCTTTTAATTCTATAAAAGTTCTTGATGCAGTTACAGGTGGTAGTTTTTCGTTAAACTCCACACTTAGGTCATATGCAAATGCTTGCCCATTTAATTTATCTAGTCTGTAGTCTAAATTTTCTAAATCAATTTCGCCACTAAAATACTCCAAATAGTATTTACTAGCTATTGTCTTACCATATAACCACTCTTGAACTATAGGGTGGATACTAGTTTTAATTCCAAGCTCTTTTGTAAATTGTCCTAAGCTGTTTGCGGATGCATCTTCAACAGTATATTTTAATATCCCATTAGCTATCTCTGCATAAAGATGACCGTCAATCTCATGTGTTTTAAACACTCCATCAAAAAGATACTCATTTGAGTTAAAATCAACCCTTGTATCTCCTTGTACTGTAAGATCAAAATCCTTTAGTTCTATTTTTTTAATTTGCATATAAAAGCTATCTGTTTTTGCTATTATCTGTGTATCTACAGTTAAAAGTGATGTATCAACAAAAAAGATATTGTCTTTATATAAAATTTCAATTTTCTCATCGCCTAACTGAACATTTCTTAGCTCTATATTTTTAAAAAATTTATTTATATATTGAAAGTATTTTGCATACTCTTTAAGTTTTTTTGTTGATTTGTATGCTTGGGTACTGTCTCCATCTGATAAAATTTCAGGAAAATTTATATTTTTTGCATGAACTATAAACTTATTATCAAATTTAATATATAATTGTCCAATAGAGCAGTCATAAATATTTAAATTATTAATGTTTATACCCTGTTTTAACCATATATAAAACAAAGATAGGAGCACCATAAATATGGTCAATATTATAAGAATTTTTTGTATAATACTTGATATAATTTTCATTTTTATCCTTGCTATTGCTGATAATGTAACAATGCCTGTAAATTTTAAAAATACAATATATATACCAAAAGGTAGTTCGACGAAAATTATAGCAGAATTATCAAAGCAAAATTTTAATGGAACTATTTTTGATGCTAAATTATTATCTCTTGTAGGTATGCCACAGCATGGATATATAGATATCGGAGATAATAGTTTAAATAAGATAGATTTTCTTTATAAACTTACAATTGCAAAACCTCAAATGATAGAGATTACCTTAATACCCGGAAAAACTACTATTATAACTTTTGAAGATATTTCTAAAAAATATAATTTTGATATTGGTAAGCTTGAAGATGAATACATCAAACAAACACCTTTCTATGAAGGTTTTTTGATACCAGAGACATATTTAGTAGCTAAGGGATTTAATGAAAAGGAGTTAATTGAGATTTTAATTAAAGAATCAAAAAAATCCCATAAAAAACTTTCAAAAGAGTATTTTGGTGATTATAACGAGACAAAATGGATAGAAGTTTTAACAAAAGCATCTATCATACAAAAAGAGGCTGCAAATATAAAAGAAATGTCAATCGTAAGTTCTGTTATAGATAATAGATTAAGCTTAGGTATGCCTTTACAAATGGATGGAAGTTTAAATTACGGAAAATATTCAAATATAAAAATTACATCAGATAGAATTAAAAATGATACGAGCAGATATAATACTTACATACACAAAGGATTGCCGCCAGCTCCAGTTTGTCTTATATCTATAGATGCTATAAAAGCCGCTTTAAATCCTGATAAAACCAAATACTTGTATTTTATGAGAGATAAAAAAACAGGAGAACATGTGTTTACAAAGACATATAAAGAACATATAAATCAAATAAATATTCAAAGAAAAATAAAATAAAATATTAGTTTTGTGTTTTATCGTTATTTTCAGTATAAAATGGTAAAATTTCTTATTAAAATATGTCAATAATGAGAGGAAACATACCATGGAAAATAAAATAATATATACTTATACAGACGAGGCACCAGCGATAGCTACTCACTCTTTGTATCCTATAATAAAAAGCTTTTTAAATAATGTAGATATCGATATTGATTTGGTTGATATATCTTTAGCAGCTAGAGTTTTGTCAAGCTTTCCAGAGTATCTAACAAAAGAACAGCAAAAAGAGGATAGTTTAAATATTTTGGGAAAGCTTACATTAGAGCCCAAAACAAACATTATAAAACTTCCAAATATCTCTGCATCTCTTTCACAACTTCAAGCTTGTATAAAAGAGCTACAAGATAAAGGTTATAATATTCCTAACTATCCAAGTAGCCCAAAAAATGAAATGGAAAAAGATATTCAAAAAAGATATTCAAAAGTTTTAGGAAGCGCTGTAAATCCAGTACTTAGAGAAGGAAATTCAGATAGAAGATCATCAAAAGCTGTTAAAGAATATGCAAAAGCCAATCCTCATAAAAATGGTAAATGGAATAAAAACGTAAAAACAGATGTGTTTTATATGGATAGTGGAGATTTTTACGCAAATGAAAAATCAAAAATTTTTACAAATCCTACCAATTTAACTATAAAATTTAAAGACAAAGATGGAAATATTAAGATTTTAAAAGATGATTTGAAAATATTAAAAGATGAAGTTGTAGATGCTACTTTTATGAGTGTAAAAGAGCTTGATAAAACTATCAAAAAAAGTATAGAATATGCAAAAGATAAAGAGCTTTTATACTCCGTTCATCTAAAAGCAACAATGATGAAAATTAGCGATCCTGTTATCTTTGGACACTTTGTAAAGATATTTTTCAATGAAATTTTTGATGAATTTAAGGATGAGTTGAAAAGTGCTGGAGTTAGTGAAAATAATGGATTGAAAGATCTGTTTGAGAAAATAGAAAACTTAGATATCAAAGAGAAAATTTATGCCAAATTTGATGAAATTTATAAAAAAAGACCAAAACTTAGTATGGTTGATAGTGATAGAGGCATAACAAATTTGCATGTTCCAAGCGATGTAATTATTGATGCTTCTATGCCTGCTATGATTAAAAATAGTGGCAAAATGTGGGATAAAGATGGAAATTTGGTTGAAACTTTAGCTGTAATACCTGATAGATCTTATGCTTTAGTTTATAAAAGCATGATTGAAGACTTAAAAGAAAATGGAGAGCTAAACCCTTCTATTATAGGAAGCGTTTCAAATATAGGTTTAATGGCAAAAAAAGCAGAGGAGTATGGAAGTCATGATAAAACTTTTATAATGCCTAATGATGGAGAGATTGTAGTAGGTGACAGTGATGAAAATATAGTTTTCAAATTTAGCGTTGAAAAAGGTGATATTTATAGAATGACACAAGCTAAAGATGAAGCCATTAAAAATTGGATCAATTTAGCCATAAGTAGGGCAAAAGAGACAGGCTATAAAACTATATTTTGGCTAGATAATAAAAGAGAGCATGATAAAAATATAAAAAAGATAGTTCTTAAAGAGCTTAAAAAATATGATATATCAAATTTAGATATAGAAATTTTAAATCCATACGATGCTATAAAAGTAACAAATAAAACCATTAGAGATGGTAAAAATTGCATAAGTGTTACGGGAAATGTTTTAAGAGATTATTTAACAGATTTATATCCAATTATAGAGCTTGGAACAAGTGCTAAAATGCTTTCAATAGTTCCATTTTTAAATGGCGGTGCTATGTTTGAAACTGGTGCTGGTGGAAGTGCTCCAAAACATGTTTTACAATTAATTGAAGAAAACCATTTAAGATGGGATAGTTTAGGTGAGTTTATGGCTATTGCTCAAAGTTTAGAATTTTTTGGAAAAACACACAATAATGAAAATGCAAATATACTAGCAAATGCTCTTGACATAGCAATTTCAAAACTATTAAAAAATGGAAAAAGCCCAAAAAGAAAAGTAGGTGAAATAGATAATAGAAACTCACATTTTTATTTAGCACTTTATTTTGCTAAAGAGCTAGAAAATAGCAAGCTTGGTTCTAAATTTAGCAAATTAGCTAAAAATTTAGAAGACAATAAAGAAAAGATAAACATTGAACTACTAAAAACACAAGGTAAAAAGGTGGATTTAGGAGGATACTATCTTTTTGACAAAAAAAAGGTTGATGAAATTATGAGATGTAGCAAAACTTTAAATAACATAATTGATGAAATGTAAGATGAGAAACTAAAATGAATATCCACGAATATCAAGCAAAAGGTCTTTTTAGAGATTTTGGAATTAATGTTTTAGATGGCTTGTTAGCAGTTAGTGCAAAAGAGGCTGTTGAAAATGCAAAACAAATTAGCGGTGGTATTTGGGCTATAAAGGCTCAAATCCATGCAGGTGGAAGAGGTCTTGGTGGTGGTGTAAAAATAGCTAAGAGTTTAAAAGAGGTAGAAAAATACTCTAAAGAGATACTTGGCATGAGGCTTGTTACACCTCAAACAACAAGTGATGGCAAAATTGTAAAAAAACTCTATATTGAAAAAGGTTGTGATATAAAAAAAGAGTTTTATCTAAGTTTTTCATTTGATAGATCAAGTGAAAAAATAGCCTTAGTTGCCTCAGCTAGTGGTGGAATGAATATAGAAGATGTATCTGAGAAAAACCCTGAGCTTATAAGTAAAATTTTAATTGATCCTATGATTGGCCTTTCAAATTTTTACGCAATTGAAGTGATATCTTTTTTAAATTTAGATAAGCATTTAGGGGCAAAATTTAATAAGCTTTTAAAAGAAATTTATGATTTATATATAAAAACAGATGCAATTATGGTTGAGATAAATCCTTTAGTTTTAACAGCAGATGATGAGTTTATCCCACTTGATGCAAAAATGAGTTTTGATGAAAGTGCTCTGTTTAGACAAAATAAGATAAAAATAATGAGAGATTTGGATGAAGAGGAACCTAGTGAATTGGAGGCAAAAGAGTATGGACTTAGCTATGTAAAACTTGATGGAGATATTGGCTGTATGGTTAATGGTGCTGGACTTGCTATGGGGACTATGGATACTATTAACTCAGTAGGTGGAAAAAGCGCAAACTTTTTAGATGTTGGTGGAGCGGCAAACCCTGAAACTGTAGCAAAAGCATTTGAGATAATTTTAAGAGATAAAAATGTTAAAGTGATATTTATAAACATTTTTGGTGGAATTGTAAGGTGTGATAGAATTGCAAAAGGAATCTTAGATGCTACTAAAATAGCTAGTGTTGATATACCAATAGTAATTAGACTAGATGGTACAAATAAAAGCGAAGCTATGGAAATTTTAAAAGAGGCAAATCTTAAAAACATAATATCTGCAAAAGATATTGAAGATGGTGCTAAAAAAGCAGTTAAATTATCTACACAAAAGAGTTTAGCATGAGTATACTTATTAATAAAAATACAAAAGTTATAGTTCAAGGTTTTACAGGTAAAGAGGGCACTTTTCATTCAAAAGAGTGTATAGCTTATGGAACAAATATAGTTGCAGGTGTTACTCCGTTTAAAGGGGGTCAAACACATCTTGATAGGCCTGTATTTAACACAGTAAAAGAAGCAGTTACCCATACAGGAGCTAGTGTTAGTTTGATTTTTATACCTTCAATGTTTGCAGCTGATGGCATAATGGAAGCGGCTAATGCAGGTATAAAACTAGCTGTTGTAATTACTGAAAATATACCTATCAATGATATGATAAAAGCAAAAAACTATGCTAATAAATGTGGTATGAAGATAATAGGTCCAAATTGCCCTGGGGTTATTAGCTCTAATGAGTGCAAACTTGGTATTATGCCTGCAAGTATATTTAAAAAAGCCAATATTAATATAGGTTTAATCTCAAAATCAGGAACTCTTACTTATGAAGGTGCAAATCAAATTATAAATGAGGGTTATGGTGTATCCACTGCCATTGGAATTGGTGGAGATAATATAATAGGAATGACCTATTCAGATTTGCTTCCTATGTTTGAAAAAGATGATGATACAAAAGCTATTGTTATGATAGGAGAGATTGGGGGTCTTTTGGAAATTGAAGCTTGCAGTGTTATAAAAGAGCAAATTTTAAAACCAATTGTTGCATTTATAGCGGGTAAATCAGCTCCAAAAGGCAAAAAAATGGGGCATGCAGGTGCAATTATCAGCGAAGAAAACAGCAGTGCTGTTGGAAAAATCAAAGCACTTAAAAATGTTGGAGTTCATGTCGTTGAAAGTCCAGCTCATATTGGTAAAAAATTAAAAGAGATACTTAAATAAGGAAATATAATGGATATAGACTCTAACAATGTAGCTGTTTGGGTTGATGAATCTAGGTGCAAAGCCTGTAATATTTGTATAAATTACTGCCCAAGTGGAACTTTGGCAATGAGGTATGAGCCAAGCAATATTCAAGGTATGATGATAGAAATTTTAGATCCAAATACCTGTATAGGGTGTAGGGATTGTGAAACCCATTGTCCTGACTTTGCTATTTTTGTGGCAGATAAAGGATTTAAATTTGCAAAGCTTACATCTGAGGCAAAACAAAGAGCAAAAGAGATTGTTGAAAATAACTTTATGTTTATAAAGGAAGTAAAATGAGAGAGATATTTTCAACAGGAAACTCATTAGTTGCTAAAGCTGCTATTGAGTGTGGTTGCAGATTTTTTGGTGGATATCCTATAACTCCATCTAGTGAAATAGCGCATGATTTAAGCCTTTTACTTCCAAAAAATGGTGGAAAATTTATACAGATGGAAGATGAAATTGCAGGAATTAGTGTAGCTCTTGGTGCTTCTATGAGTGGAGTAAAGGCAATGACAGCAAGCAGTGGTCCTGGAATTTCGCTAAAATCAGAGCAGATAGGACTTGGTTTTATAGCTGAGATTCCACTAGTAATTGTAAATGTTATGAGAGGAGGTCCATCAACTGGGCTTCCAACAAGAGTATCGCAAGGCGATATATTGCAAGCTAAAAACCCAACTCATGGAGATTTTCAAAGCATAACCCTATGCC is a genomic window of Campylobacter blaseri containing:
- a CDS encoding tyrosine-type recombinase/integrase, with translation MILNELFKSYLEYNELLLSKSTIRSNIYTYNKHLRPLFGKIEVNKITFLDIQKFCNNLLKQNYKVKTVKNILVILRVCFNFAIKLDLINKNACDLVELPKFDNKRYFDYSLQIQKRIIKAIIENTNYNADIYFFLLHGRRKNEVLSLKWEDINLKTKTYIIPFTINKAKRNMTYTMSNELYKRLYKRYIEAKKNNQLNNYVFINPVTNTKFTDLRRSWNSLLKRNNLPKIRLHDIRHLVATYSINHLKLPIEQVSFTLGHTDIKTTQRYITNDVKQSKKTIEILINSIKD
- the hcp gene encoding hydroxylamine reductase gives rise to the protein MSKDILEMFCHQCEMSTPGGCGSKGQSVGTCGKDSTLANLQDMMVFGLKGMSAYRHHANELGADTKFVDDTIADTLYFTLTNSNFNFDEHIKQILEVGKAGVDVMGKLSNAHTNAFGIPSPVKVTQNKASGKAILVSGHNLFALKELLEQTKDKGINIYTHSEMLPAHGYPELRKYPHLKGNIGKAWFDQAKLFNEFKGGILMTTNCIVPLKKNCEYQDRLFGYSIAGTNGITRIENDDFTPLIEKTLSLPEVTGFNSDEYLTTGGHYKAVLPMAGEILQALNDGKIKRFFVIAGCDAPGKNRDYYRELALAVPKDCIILTSSCGKFRFNDVDFGNIEGTNIPRYIDLGQCNDSNGAVEIAMALSNATGIAVNDLPVSIVLMWMEQKAVIILMALLYLGIKNIHIGPTLPEFINEEILDFLVKNFNLSLISGNAKADLDKFLK
- a CDS encoding tyrosine-type recombinase/integrase, with amino-acid sequence MKYGLDYKDSVEKSLLFWLSRYIKYKLTSLSNKELKDPKALASANFGLTKGVVNIDELDGLVKKARNAGITGINTYFNPLKKIYETICFYELQSLKQIDEEFISEVLASVTGGLSDATKKNYRIAVINFFDYLDKQNEENGKSHNYGITLKKWGGISGNSGQKLPEYMSEEELKNFLNAIENSDFKSNTNRNKLIIKTIIYTGIRVGEAINLKKKDISEDEDLYVIRIRGKGNKYRIVMIKKYLIQKHIDNIEINYENKDGYLFINRKGKPLTQAYVSRIVEQILFKAGIRKAKNGAHMLRHTFATMLYKKQKDLVLVQEALGHASLNTSRIYTHFDNEKLKIAANIAEDFQN
- a CDS encoding AsmA-like C-terminal domain-containing protein, whose translation is MFYIWLKQGININNLNIYDCSIGQLYIKFDNKFIVHAKNINFPEILSDGDSTQAYKSTKKLKEYAKYFQYINKFFKNIELRNVQLGDEKIEILYKDNIFFVDTSLLTVDTQIIAKTDSFYMQIKKIELKDFDLTVQGDTRVDFNSNEYLFDGVFKTHEIDGHLYAEIANGILKYTVEDASANSLGQFTKELGIKTSIHPIVQEWLYGKTIASKYYLEYFSGEIDLENLDYRLDKLNGQAFAYDLSVEFNEKLPPVTASRTFIELKDEMLFFTLQNPKYQDKDISGSSVLIDKIFKDDPKVIVDLRIKSTLDKTILDLIKTYDIELPIIQKSGETQGKLTLNIDINSLDVDIKGDFKIKDAIISLQGTNFYTSNTNIDLSNSKVVIKDSNLELESIFKAVNLNGQIDVNTKKANFDATIDSLTINSTKNEIFKRDNFQTSVDLDFSKSDVVIKIPNLDTEMIFGNQYKINIENVANLYPYSKLLQEFSANSGSIYITTNDFVNFNINTKNLKFKTPLIKKDGTVYTQDDFSINIKNNIIEGKSKSGYLAFNMDGKNTNINISNLDLPLEFNNSSKTQTPSSKINFHGDNSFLILKDINKSIDFNTFNGNIDGEYIYFLGHVGQNGKLSLKTAPGLLYMHGENITGNSINKFLNYNSFNGGTFSLKAIGKNPFNFKAEIGIKDTHLKDYVFYHQLLSFLNSVPSLLTFKTPDFNDKGFSVKDGKIYLSRKENIVEIEAMELIGTTADMGGKGYVNLDTKEINVDLEIKYLKDASSIIKNIPIVNQIILGKNRTISTVIEVRGTLDKPKYSSKVVSDILTTPFSIIKNTLELPFVIFE
- the mltG gene encoding endolytic transglycosylase MltG — encoded protein: MVNIIRIFCIILDIIFIFILAIADNVTMPVNFKNTIYIPKGSSTKIIAELSKQNFNGTIFDAKLLSLVGMPQHGYIDIGDNSLNKIDFLYKLTIAKPQMIEITLIPGKTTIITFEDISKKYNFDIGKLEDEYIKQTPFYEGFLIPETYLVAKGFNEKELIEILIKESKKSHKKLSKEYFGDYNETKWIEVLTKASIIQKEAANIKEMSIVSSVIDNRLSLGMPLQMDGSLNYGKYSNIKITSDRIKNDTSRYNTYIHKGLPPAPVCLISIDAIKAALNPDKTKYLYFMRDKKTGEHVFTKTYKEHINQINIQRKIK